The genomic region ttcaggtcttttattgtcttaatacggatgattttggcatacagctcatgaaaacccaaaattcctatctcacaaaatgagcatatcattaaaagggtctctaaacgagctatgaacctaatcatctgaatcaacgagttaactctaaacacctgcaaaagattcctgaggcctttaaaactcccagcctggttcatcactcaaaaccccaatcatgggtaagactgccgacctgactgctgtccagaaggccactattgacaccctgaagcaagagggtaagacacagaaagacatttctgaatgaataggctgttcccagagtgctgtatcaaggcacctcagtgggaagtctgtgggaaggaaaaagtgtggcagaaaacgctgcacaacgagaagaggtgaccggaccctgaggaagattgtggagaagggccgattccagaccttgggggacctgcggaagcagtggactgagtctggagtagaaacatccagagccaccgtgcacaggcgtgtgcaggaaatgggctacaggtacagaagcgcctgacctgggctacagagaagcagcactggactgttgctcagtggtccaaagtacttttttcggatgaaagcaaattctgcatgtcattcggaaatcaaggtgccagagtctggaggaagactggggagaaggaaatgccaaaatgccagaagtccagtgtcaagtacccacagtcagtgatggtctggggtgccgtgtcagctgctggtgttggtcctctgtgttttatcaagggcagggtcaatgcagctagctatcaggagattttggagcacttcatgcttccatctgctgaaaagctttatggagatgaagatttcatttttcagcacgacctggcacctgctcacagtgccaaaaccactggtaaatggtttactgaccatggtatcactgtgctcaattggcctgccaactctcctgacctgaaccccatagagaatctgtgggatattgtgaagagaacgttgagagactcaagacccaacactctggatgagctaaaggccgctatcgaagcatcatgggcctccataagacctcagcagtgccacaggctgattgcctccatgccacgccgcattgaagcagtcatttctgcataaggattcccgaccaagtattgagtgcataactgtacatgattatttgaaggttgacgttttttgtattaaaaacacttttcttttattggtcggataaaatatgctaattttgtgagataggaattttgggttttcatgagctgtatgccaaaatcatccgtattaagacaataaaagacctgaaatatttcagttagtgtgcaatgaatctaaaatatatgaatgttaaattttcattattacattatggaaaataaagaactttatcacaatatgctaatattttgagaaggacctgtaactccaagtaaatcaaacttctgtgaaatcaaactgtccacttaggaagcaacactgattaacaattaatttcacatcttgttgttcaaatgaaaaagacaacaggaggaaatctttggtgattatcaagacagtcaataaaggagtggttctgcaggtggggaccacagaccacttctcagtaccgatgctttctggctgatgttttggtcacttttgaatgttggtggtgctttcacactcatggtagcatgagacggactctacaacccacacaagtggctcaggtagtgcagctcatccaggatggcgcatcaatgccagctgtggcaagaaggtttgctgtgtctgtcagcgtagtgtccagaacctggaggcgctaccaggagacaggccagtacaccaggagacgtggaggaggccgtaggagggcaacatcccagcagcaggaccactacctccacctttgtgcaaggaggaacaggaggagcactgccagagccctgcaagatgacctccagcaggccacaaatgtgcatgtgtctgcacaaacggttagaaaccgactctatgaggatggtatgagggcctgacgtccacaaatgggggttgtgctcacagcccaacaccgtgcaggacgcttggcatttgccagagaacatcaggattggtaaattcaccactggcgccctgtggtcttcacagatgaaagcaggttcacactgagaacatgtgacagacgtgacagagtctggagacaccgtggagagagatctgctgcctgcaacatccttcagcatgactggtttggcagtgggtcagtaatggtgtggggaggcatttctttccatgagctcgccagaggtaacctgactgccattaggtactgagatgagatcctcagaccccttgtgagaccatatgctggtgtggttggtcctgggttcctcctattgcagaacaatgctagacctcatgtggctggagtgtgtcagcagttcctgcaagatgaagacattgaagctatggactggcccgcctgttccccaaacctgaatctgattgagcacatctgggacatcatgtctcgctccatccaccaacgtcacgttgctccacagactgtccaggagttggtggatgctttagtccaggtctgggaggagaaccctcaggagaccatccaccatctcatcaggagcatctccaggtgttgtagggaggtcatacagacacgtggaggtcacacacaatactgagcctcattttgacttgttttaaggacattacatcaaagttggatcagcctctagtgagttttttcactttaattttgtctgtgactctaaatccaggcctccattggttcataaatttaatttccattgatgatttttgtctgattttgttgtcagaacatttaactttatacagaacaaagtatttaatgagaatatttcattcattcagatctaggatgttatttgagtgtttcctttattttttggagcagtgtatatttatgTTCTGATTTTTATACTTTAGCTACTAGAACAAGAGGGTGGAACCACTGTTCTACCAGATCAGGTAGAACCTCAGCAGAACTGTCTGAGGCAAAGTCTTTTGGAGACGAATAAAGCATCACATTCCCAGGTTGATTCGGCCATATTGGTTTATTATAAAAGTCACTTCCAGTGAGGTGAGACATATTTAGCAAGGACATCTGATCACTATTAAAGGTCACGTCAGAAAGCCAGAACATCTAGAAAAGCTCATCTTCTCATGTTGGACCAACTGATTCAATTCTGCATCCAGAAACTTCTGTTGAGCAGAACTTCAACTCTCCAATTTATTTCAGGATCCAATCAGATTTTTTATAAATTGGCCGAGAAACAGAAACAGGTTCCcagtttgggtttttatttaaaagaagcgGGTCGAGTCAGGTCAGATTAAACTGGCTTTCTGAGCAAAAACATTTAGAGACTGAGAGGAACGAGCTGGTGCTGCTTCATCTGTAAGCCCCCCCACCACCCCATacaatatacatttatatatatagaaaAGTGGTTAAAGATGCTAGGTTCTCACTGCACCACGGCTTATTTTAGGAAACACAACAGAACCGCCATCTCAGACTAACGTACGCCTCTGTAATCTACGGGAAATGACGTGCAGAATGCTACAAAGTTATTGGGTTTTTATCTTGTGTGTCTGAAGACGTGGAGAAACGATGACAGGAGAGTCCGGCGCCCTCCTCGGGCAGACCCGAAGCTGGTCTCATTGAACGGCCCGCAGAAGGACGACGCAGACGGGTCGACGACACACAGGAGGAAAAAtattagaaacaaaaaaatgactttttacAAAACCCCTCCCTCCTAAAACCACACTTCCTCCCTCAGACGGATCACAGGAGGACGGTGCCGACTGAAGCCTTCAGTCGTCTTCTCCGTCGTCCTGGAAACACAAACAGATACAGGTTGGTCCGGGTCAACACCCTCCATTACCATATTATATAATGTCACGGTTCTGCTCGTTCCTACAGAGCACGGCTGCATTGGTTCATAACCAGTAAATCTGACGGAACTGGTTATTTCTGTTTACAAGATGGATCCAGTTGTCTGGTAAATGTGATGACATAAGTTCTGAACCGGTTCAGTAGAAATAAGCAGCCCGTTTTCTTAACACtacatgtttaaataaacaacTCTCACCTCTCCATCTTCCCCATCCTCATCTtcaccctcctcttcctctccttcaTCGATGTCCTCCAGACCCTCCtcgtcctcctcttcatcatcctcaccCTCCTCGTCCTCCATGTCGGGGACCTTGGGCCATCCACAGACAGACCGTTAGAACTCTGACAGTGAAAGCGCAGTATGAACCCAGACTGAGTTCTGACCCGACTCTGGGTTCTGATCATTAATGAAGTTGTTTGCTGGAACAAGCGTGTCGGTTCAGCAGAAGATTCTGGTGTTTCTACAGGGAGGAGTGGACTGATGCCTACCAGGTAGTACTGCAGAGGGTTGGGCCAGATGTCATCCTTGATCACCTCTCCGAGCTCGTCGGCTCCGGCGTCTGAGTGGTCggtgaaccaggtgaagaagCTCTCCGGCTCCTCATGCTGACGCTTCTTCCCAGCTTTGTTTGCCGTCTGGCCGGTTCGTTTGGTCAGATCCTGCAGAGTTCCCAAAAACAAAGTTCCAGGGTTATTCATCATTCCTACTGGCCCAGGACCGTGACATCACCACACTTTACTCAGGAGTCTGCTTTCGATTGGCCGATCAGATTATGAAGACTCCGTTCCCAGGAACCTGATTAACCCATCATATTTCGTTGTGATAAATGGTTCTGTTTGGATCGTATGCTTCGATACTTTCATCTCGTTGTGTgagatttatttcatttttcctcTACTATTCCAACATGCTCAGCACACCACAGGGATCTTCTTGTTTCCAATCGGATTCAGTGATGCGAAGGAGGACAGAATCTCCGTTTAAATGTACGATGGATCCTTAGACAGaattcagaaaatgtttacTATGATGGTGATATTTTTGTGTGTTATTATAGCTCAACACAGCAAATCAACTGTTACAACCAGAAGCCTTTCAGCCTTAATGAAGCCGCAATGCTGCATTTTACAGAACTTTACAGAACTTTCTATGTGTTGCCGGCGGACCTCAACAAAACAAACGCACCTTTCCAGCTTTCCATTTGATCTCAGTAGATTTGGAAACTGGATCTCCGCCCTCATTCACATTAAACTCTTTGGAGAGAACTTTGTTCTCAAAGTATGGATTCTCGTCAAAGGACTGCAGGAACACAAGGGAGAACAGGTGGTCAGAAACAAACATCTCATTCAGAACCAAACCCAACAGAATGAGAACTT from Girardinichthys multiradiatus isolate DD_20200921_A chromosome 8, DD_fGirMul_XY1, whole genome shotgun sequence harbors:
- the LOC124872150 gene encoding protein SET-like codes for the protein MSASAAKASRKENSNHDGADETSEKEQQEAIEHIDEVQNEIDRLNEQASEEILKVEQKYNKLRQPFFQKRSELIAKIPNFWVTTFVNHPQVSALLGEEDEEALHYLSKVEVTEFEDIKSGYRIDFSFDENPYFENKVLSKEFNVNEGGDPVSKSTEIKWKAGKDLTKRTGQTANKAGKKRQHEEPESFFTWFTDHSDAGADELGEVIKDDIWPNPLQYYLVPDMEDEEGEDDEEEDEEGLEDIDEGEEEEGEDEDGEDGEDDGEDD